In Cervus elaphus chromosome 5, mCerEla1.1, whole genome shotgun sequence, the following proteins share a genomic window:
- the TSPOAP1 gene encoding peripheral-type benzodiazepine receptor-associated protein 1 isoform X9, with the protein MREVAQRRQQLEVEHEQARLSLQEKREEVRRLQQAQAEAQREHEGAVQLLESTLDSMQVRVRELEEQCRSQTERFSLLARELQAFRLHPGPLDLLTSALGCGAPGDRLPPPCCCSTPQPCRGSGPKDLDLPPASPGRCTPKSSEPAAATLAGVSRRTPAKRAESLSNSSRSESIHNSPKSCPTPEVDTASEVEELEADSISLLPAVAEGGRGGARVQVFLARYSYNPFEGPNENPEAELPLTAGEYIYIYGSMDEDGFFEGELMDGRRGLVPSNFVERVSDDDLLASLPPELADLSHSSGPELSFLSSGGGGSSSGGQSSGGCSQPRSEDEAAGEAPSPSPPPEGLGELPAVPYPRRLAILKQLAHSVVLAWEPPPECVELRGYHVCVNGELRQALGSGAPPTAVLENLDLQTGPLRVSVQALTSRGGSDPLRCCLLLGARARVAPSQLRVHRLTATSAEIAWVPSNSSLAHAVYLNGEECPPARPSTYWATFCHLRPGTLYQARVEAQLPPRGSWEPGGERPEPRAATLQFTTLPAGPPDAPLDVQVEPGPSPGILIISWLPVTIDAAGTSNGVRVTGYAVYADGQKIMEVASPTAGSVLVELSQLQLLQACRAVAVRTMSPHGESADSLPAPVAPALAEASGPARVPCASPRPGPEARPPLAPASLGLGDPSSPLRCPDPRGAQEPPGAPPASPPRETAERSSEEPPVPVSQEPAGAAVLGAPGDGKASEPTLGDCVPGPATSCVAKEDAEQTAGEARLAPSATQGALAQRLPGAQACRGGDPGAGLRPRAEEEAAEPGVRPGNSLVDQGRTSDLSDIQEEEEEEEEELGVRTCSFLKQVAGHSIRGQGAKPQPQPQPDPLCETDSDEEILEQILEPPLQHFRSKKLFSIPEEEEEEEEDGEEDGEAAQEEKGPGAGSASRDPGPPAPLPPGLGCDGARPRGPGLCASSCSPCRVGDRPEDPLGLVGGGSWRKGSGSPEKPPGRRRSPDHREHCSRLLSNGGGGSQAPGRATGPARERGGPSAPEGARAAPDACGRARPAPSRKCPRGRAPEPGLASCLSPKCLEISIEYDSEDEQEMGGGDMSITSSGCLGDGEAWGAAPVGRPRAPPKAGSGPHPYPCSAAWEKGEPERRGRSATGRAKEPPPRAAESGEPRGLDSPGQSGSQRRGGWAPRPGSMELAPARSPPEEALALRDLPVRVFVALFDYDPVSMSPNPDAGEEELPFREGQILKVFGDKDADGFYRGEGGGRWGYIPCNMVAEVAVDSSAGTQQLLQRGYLSPEVLAEGSGNGPFVYSAARTAGPPPKPRRSKKADWEGPAQPHGGPPQLASSAGLKAPHSMVAAFDYNPRESSPNMDVEAELPFRAGDVITVFGAMDDDGFYYGELNGQRGLVPSNFLEGPGPEAGGSDREPGAAPSEGQVSEDLGSGLSSRVSTRRRGRDAAACSGLGAHGAEAGVVSHGQREPSQGGSPHPHSVCPSAWWGEAETLIPVSSDPAVHTPGQGRGGPPGKGPSSLPHLSPSQPPSQGPSLLPCCSSPAPRRFLKPDAQQGPKSWVGGVHLQAPRARRG; encoded by the exons GCCCAGGCGGAAGCCCAGAGAGAGCATGAAGGCGCTGTGCAGCTGCTGGAG TCTACCCTGGATTCCATGCAG GTCCGGGTCCGGGAGCTGGAGGAGCAGTGCCGCAGCCAGACCGAGCGCTTCAGCCTGCTGGCACGGGAGCTCCAGGCCTTCCGCCTGCACCCCGGCCCCCTGGACCTGCTCACCTCCGCCCTGGGCTGCGGTGCCCCGGGGGACCGCCTGCCACCCCCCTGCTGCTGCTCCACCCCGCAGCCCTGCCGCGGATCCGGCCCCAAAG ACCTCGACCTCCCACCAGCGTCCCCGGGGCGCTGCACCCCAAAGTCTTCCGAGCCTGCCGCTGCCACCCTTGCCGGGGTCTCCCGGAGGACGCCAGCCAAGAGGGCAGAGTCTCTGTCCAACTCCTCTCGCTCCGAGTCCATCCACAACAGCCCCAAGTCCTGCCCGACCCCCGAG GTGGACACGGCCAGTGAGGTGGAGGAACTGGAGGCGGACAGCATCTCGCTGCTCCCGGCAGTGGCAGAGGGCGGCCGGGGCGGAGCCAGGGTCCAGGTCTTCCTAGCTCGCTATAG CTACAACCCCTTCGAGGGCCCCAACGAGAACCCAGAGGCAGAGCTGCCCCTGACCGCCGGCGAGTACATCTACATCTACGGCAGCATGGACGAGGATGGCTTCTTTGAAG GGGAGCTCATGGACGGCCGGAGGGGCCTGGTCCCTTCCAATTTTGTTGAGCGTGTGTCTGACGACGACCTGCTGGCCTCGCTGCCTCCAGAGCTGGCTGACTTGTCCCACAGCTCAGGCCCCGAGCTCAGTTTTCTGAGCAGCGGCGGAGGCGGCAGCAGTAGTGGGGGCCAGAGCAGCGGGGGATGCAGCCAGCCCCGATCGGAGGACGAGGCGGCCGGGGAGGCACCCAGCCCGAGCCCCCCGCCTGAGGGCCTGGGGGAGCTCCCTGCCGTGCCTTACCCCCGCCGTCTGGCCATCCTGAAGCAGCTGGCCCACAGCGTGGTGCTGGCCTGGGAGCCGCCTCCTGAGTGTGTGGAGCTGCGCGGCTACCACGTCTGTGTGAACGGGGAGCTGCGGCAGGCCCTGGGGTCCGGGGCACCCCCCACGGCTGTGCTGGAGAACTTGGACCTGCAGACCGGGCCCCTCCGGGTCTCTGTGCAGGCCCTGACCAGCCGGGGCGGCTCCGACCCGCTGCGCTGCTGCTTGCTGCTGGGAGCCCGGGCCCGCGTGGCTCCTAGCCAGCTGCGGGTCCATCGGCTGACCGCCACATCTGCCGAGATCGCCTGGGTGCCCAGCAACAGCAGCTTGGCCCACGCCGTCTACCTCAACGGGGAGGAATGCCCCCCAGCCCGCCCCAGCACCTACTGGGCCACCTTCTGCCACCTGCGGCCTGGTACCCTCTATCAGGCCCGAGTGGAGGCTCAGCTCCCGCCTCGAGGGTCCTGGGAACCAGGCGGGGAGAGGCCAGAGCCACGGGCTGCCACCCTGCAGTTCACCACACTGCCAGCAG GCCCACCTGATGCCCCCCTGGATGTGCAGGTCGAGCCAGGGCCCTCCCCTGGGATCCTGATCATCAGCTGGCTCCCGGTGACAATTGATGCGGCCGGCACCTCCAACGGCGTCCGGGTCACAGGCTACGCCGTTTATGCTGATGGGCAGAAG ATCATGGAGGTGGCCTCGCCCACGGCGGGCAGCGTGCTGGTGGAGCTGTCGCAGCTGCAGCTGCTGCAGGCGTGCCGCGCGGTGGCCGTGCGCACCATGTCGCCCCACGGCGAGTCGGCGGACTCCCTCCCCGCTCCCGTCGCCCCTGCCCTGGCCGAGGCCTCCGGGCCGGCCAGGGTCCCCTGCGCCTCCCCACGACCGGGCCCGGAGGCCAGGCCGCCCCTTGCTCCAGcctccctggggctgggggaccCCAGCTCTCCTCTCCGGTGCCCCGACCCCCGTGGAGCTCAAGAGCCCCCGGGCGCCCCCCCAGCCAGCCCTCCCAGAGAGACGGCAGAACGATCCTCAGAGGAGCCCCCAGTGCCTGTCTCGCAG GAGCCGGCTGGGGCAGCTGTGCTGGGTGCCCCTGGGGACGGGAAGGCCAGCGAGCCCACCTTGGGAGACTGCGTTCCTGGCCCTGCCACCTCCTGTGTGGCCAAGGAGGACGCTGAGCAGACCGCGGGAGAGGCCCGCCTGGCACCCAGCGCCACCCAGGGAGCACTGGCCCAGAGGCTGCCCGGTGCCCAGGCCTGCCGTGGAGGAGACCCAGGGGCTGGGCTGAGGCCCCGGGCTGAG GAGGAAGCGGCCGAGCCGGGGGTCCGTCCGGGGAACTCCCTTGTGGACCAGGGCCGCACTTCAGACCTGTCAGACAtccaagaggaggaggaggaggaggaagaggagctggGTGTCAGGACCTGCTCCTTCCTGAAGCAGGTGGCTGGCCACAGCATCAGGGGGCAGGGGGCCAAG ccccagccccagccccagcccgacCCCTTGTGTGAGACCGACAGCGACGAGGAGATCTTGGAACAGATCCTGGAGCCGCCCCTCCAGCACTTCCGCAGCAAGAAGCTGTTTAGCATccccgaggaggaggaggaagaggaggaggacggagaggaggatggggaggccgcgcaggaggagaaggggccagggGCAGGCTCTGCATCCAGAGACCCCGGCCCGCCTGCACCCCTGCCTCCGGGGCTGGGCTGCGACGGCGCGCGGCCCCGCGGACCTGGCCTCTGCGCTTCATCCTGCAGCCCCTGCAGGGTTGGGGACCGCCCGGAGGACCCGCTGGGACTGGTCGGTGGCGGCAGCTGGAGGAAAGGAAGTGGCTCCCCCGAAAAGCCCCCTGGCCGCAGGCGGTCTCCGGATCACCGGGAGCACTGCAGCCGGCTTCTCAGCAACGGCGGCGGCGGGTCCCAGGCGCCCGGCCGAGCAACGGGCCCTGCGCGCGAGAGGGGCGGCCCCTCTGCGCCAGAGGGCGCCAGGGCTGCGCCGGACGCCTGCGGGAGGGCGCGGCCCGCCCCTTCCAGGAAGTGCCCCCGGGGCCGGGCCCCGGAACCGGGCCTGGCCAGCTGCCTCTCCCCCAAGTGCTTGGAAATCAGCATCGAATATGACTCTGAGGACGAGCAAGAGATGGGCGGCGGGGACATGAGCATCACCAGCTCCGGCTGCCTCGGAgacggggaggcctggggtgcagcCCCCGTGGGAAGGCCCCGGGCACCTCCGAAGGCCGGTTCAGGCCCCCACCCCTACCCATGCTCCGCGGCCTGGGAGAAGGGGGAGCCGGAGCGGAGAGGCCGCAGTGCGACCGGCAGAGCCAAGGAGCCGCCCCCCCGG GCAGCAGAGTCTGGGGAGCCCAGAGGGCTGGACAGCCCCGGGCAGAGCGGCTCCCAGCGGAGAGGGGGCTGGGCCCCCAGGCCAGGCTCCATGGAGCTGG CCCCCGCGAGGAGCCCTCCAGAAGAAGCTCTGGCCCTCCGGGACCTCCCTGTCAGGGTCTTTGTGGCTCTGTTTGACTACGACCCCGTGTCAATGTCAcccaaccctgatgctggggaagaggaGCTCCCGTTCAGGGAGGGCCAGATCCTGAAG GTGTTTGGGGACAAAGACGCAGACGGCTTCTAccggggtgagggtgggggccgGTGGGGCTACATTCCCTGCAACATGGTGGCTGAAGTGGCCGTGGACAGCTCTGCGGGGACACAGCAGCTGCTCCAGCGGGGCTATTTGTCCCCAGAGGTTCTCGCTGAGGGCTCAG GGAACGGCCCCTTCGTCTACTCTGCAGCCCGCACCGCCGGGCCTCCCCCCAAGCCCCGCCGCTCCAAGAAAG CTGACTGGGAAGGGCCTGCCCAGCCCCATGGag GGCCCCCCCAGCTAGCCTCCTCTGCTGGCCTGAAAGCTCCCCATTCCATGGTGGCCGCGTTTGACTACAACCCCCGGGAGAGCTCTCCCAACATGGATGTTGAG GCAGAGCTGCCCTTCCGGGCGGGGGACGTCATCACTGTGTTCGGGGCCATGGACGATGATGGTTTCTACTAT GGGGAGCTGAATGGACAGCGGGGCCTGGTTCCATCCAACTTCCTGGAGGGCCCTGGGCCTGAGGCAGGCGGCTCAGACAGGGAGCCTGGGGCAGCCCCGTCCGAGGGCCAGGTCAGTGAGGACCTGGGCTCCGGGCTCAGCAGTCGGGTCTCTACGCGGCGGCGTGGGAGGGATGCAGCCGCGTGCAGCGGTCTAGGTGCCCATGGTGCTGAGGCGGGGGTTGTGAGCCATGGCCAGAGGGAACCCAGCCAGggtggctccccccacccccacagcgtGTGCCCCTCTGCGTGGTGGGGCGAGGCCGAGACCTTGATCCCGGTCTCATCTGACCCGGCCGTCCACACCCCCGGCCAGGGCAGGGGAGGGccccctggaaaaggaccctCGAGTCTCCCACACCTCTCGCCATCACAGCCCCCATCACAGggaccctccctgctcccctgctgCAGTTCCCCGGCTCCCAGGCGCTTTTTAAAGCCAGACGCCCAGCAAGGACCCAAGTCCTGGGTGGGTGGAGTACACTTACAGGCTCCCAGGGCAAGAAGAGGGTGA